A genomic region of Capnocytophaga canimorsus contains the following coding sequences:
- a CDS encoding MBOAT family O-acyltransferase codes for MMELLQDIFAFSDKNPLIFTRINFWIFFAVVYFVFSLIYKRNHIRNAFLLLASLFFYYKTSGLFVLLLIFSTVTDFFLGKYIYNQTRQYLRKSAVTISIIINLLVLCYFKYAYFFTDSFNFFFHTNNEVFNYLAYWANGFNSEGYFKVDTIILPVGISFFTFQTISYTVDIYRKKVAPLNSILDFGFYVSFFPQLVAGPIVRAESFVPQITANTQIDASHFNKGIYMILKGLIKKMIFADFIAMHFLDKVFDSPTLFTGFSNMMALIGYSLQIYGDFSGYTDIAIGLALLMGFQLPTNFNSPYKAINCGDFWKRWHISLSTWLRDYLYIPLGGNRGSSWASIIISCLLIIGVVIAFNNMYFTISVGVILVIGTILAFINKNFERHISTNINIMLTMLIGGLWHGASWKFVIWGGLNGLGILVYKFWRKISPYEKSISWLATTWKIAITFIFITLVRIFFRGEDMQRISLWFNQVLYNMDWGSAWEVVWHHRWVFLVMFIGYVTHWLPQNFKDHIERKFSESHIIVKGAIAVITVIICYQAYSSDFQPFIYFQF; via the coding sequence ATTATGGAATTGTTACAAGATATTTTTGCTTTTTCTGATAAAAATCCGCTGATTTTCACTCGAATTAACTTCTGGATATTTTTTGCTGTAGTTTATTTTGTTTTTTCCTTAATTTATAAAAGAAATCACATTCGGAATGCCTTTTTGCTATTAGCGAGTTTATTCTTTTACTACAAAACCAGTGGTTTATTCGTGTTATTACTGATATTCAGTACAGTTACTGATTTTTTCTTAGGAAAATACATCTATAATCAAACTCGTCAGTATTTGCGAAAAAGTGCTGTAACTATCAGTATCATTATCAATCTGTTAGTACTTTGTTATTTTAAGTACGCCTACTTTTTTACCGATAGTTTTAATTTCTTTTTTCATACTAATAATGAAGTATTTAACTATTTGGCTTATTGGGCAAATGGTTTTAATTCAGAAGGATACTTTAAAGTAGATACTATCATTTTACCTGTAGGGATTTCTTTCTTCACTTTCCAAACCATCAGCTATACGGTAGATATTTATCGTAAAAAGGTAGCCCCCTTAAATTCGATTCTTGACTTTGGTTTTTATGTGAGTTTTTTCCCTCAATTAGTAGCAGGACCTATCGTTCGTGCAGAAAGTTTCGTACCTCAAATAACGGCAAACACCCAAATTGATGCCTCACATTTTAACAAGGGAATTTATATGATTCTCAAAGGTTTAATCAAAAAAATGATTTTTGCAGACTTCATCGCAATGCATTTTTTGGATAAAGTCTTCGATTCCCCTACTCTATTTACAGGATTTTCCAATATGATGGCTTTAATAGGATATTCTTTACAAATTTATGGCGATTTTTCAGGATATACCGACATAGCCATTGGTTTGGCTCTTTTAATGGGCTTCCAACTCCCTACCAATTTTAATTCTCCTTATAAAGCTATAAATTGTGGCGATTTCTGGAAACGTTGGCACATTTCATTATCTACTTGGTTACGTGATTATTTGTATATTCCTTTAGGAGGAAATCGTGGTAGTTCTTGGGCTTCAATTATTATTTCTTGTTTATTGATAATAGGTGTTGTTATCGCTTTTAATAATATGTATTTCACTATTTCTGTAGGAGTTATATTGGTTATCGGAACTATTTTGGCTTTTATAAACAAAAATTTTGAACGACATATTTCCACCAATATAAATATTATGCTCACGATGCTCATTGGAGGATTGTGGCACGGAGCTTCTTGGAAGTTTGTGATTTGGGGCGGACTTAACGGCTTGGGTATTTTGGTGTACAAATTTTGGCGAAAAATAAGTCCTTATGAGAAATCAATCTCTTGGTTAGCTACTACTTGGAAAATAGCTATTACTTTTATTTTCATCACTTTAGTTCGAATTTTTTTCCGAGGTGAGGATATGCAGCGTATCTCCTTATGGTTCAATCAAGTACTGTACAATATGGATTGGGGATCTGCTTGGGAGGTAGTTTGGCATCACCGCTGGGTTTTTCTGGTGATGTTCATTGGCTATGTAACCCATTGGTTACCCCAAAATTTCAAAGACCATATTGAACGAAAATTCTCTGAAAGTCATATCATTGTTAAAGGAGCTATTGCTGTGATTACAGTTATTATCTGTTATCAGGCGTATTCTTCGGATTTTCAGCCTTTTATATATTTCCAATTTTAA
- a CDS encoding glucosaminidase domain-containing protein, with protein sequence MMKKFSFLLLGLLALSCSPRYYKKSKNPKKITQRNTQSKHILKSTSKIEKNHKNDDEDEYLVATSAVEVTPAVIRQYIETYKDISMVEMQRYKIPASITLAQAILESGSGQGRLARYGNNHFGIKCHLGWEGKTISHDDDEKGECFRRYKHPNESFEDHSIFIANRSRYAFLFELAPDDYKGWAYGLKKAGYATDPKYPQKLISLIHKYQLHQYDEQVLGIKKDKKQSPNSKAKYYIVKSGDTLYKISREQNVSIERIIQLNNLINNNIQAGQQLRLE encoded by the coding sequence ATGATGAAGAAATTTAGCTTTTTACTATTAGGATTATTGGCACTTTCGTGCTCTCCCAGATATTATAAGAAATCTAAAAATCCAAAAAAAATCACCCAAAGAAATACGCAATCAAAACACATTCTAAAAAGCACTTCAAAAATCGAAAAAAATCACAAAAACGATGATGAAGATGAATATTTAGTAGCCACCTCGGCAGTCGAAGTAACACCCGCTGTAATTAGACAATATATTGAAACCTACAAAGATATCTCAATGGTTGAAATGCAACGATACAAAATTCCTGCAAGTATCACTTTGGCACAGGCAATTTTGGAAAGTGGTAGTGGACAAGGTCGTTTGGCTCGCTACGGAAATAATCATTTTGGTATCAAGTGTCATTTGGGCTGGGAAGGAAAAACCATCTCACACGATGATGATGAAAAAGGAGAGTGTTTTCGAAGATACAAACACCCCAATGAATCTTTTGAAGACCATTCTATTTTCATTGCCAATAGAAGTCGATATGCTTTTTTATTTGAGTTAGCCCCTGACGACTACAAAGGTTGGGCATACGGACTCAAAAAAGCAGGATATGCCACCGACCCCAAATACCCGCAAAAACTCATTTCTCTTATCCACAAATATCAGCTCCATCAGTACGATGAGCAAGTTTTAGGAATTAAAAAGGATAAGAAACAATCACCTAACTCAAAAGCAAAATATTACATTGTGAAATCGGGCGATACGTTGTATAAAATTTCAAGAGAACAAAACGTTTCGATTGAACGAATTATACAACTTAACAATCTAATAAACAATAACATACAAGCTGGTCAGCAATTACGATTGGAATAA
- a CDS encoding 1-aminocyclopropane-1-carboxylate deaminase/D-cysteine desulfhydrase, translating into MLDITCVENQPIELCFPHGITLDIKREDKIHRFISGNKYRKLKYNLLEAQRQNKKTLLTFGGAFSNHISATAYAGQISGYKTIGIIRGDELKDKIQENPTLSFAQKCGMQLHFISRAEYRLKNTSSFIKQIYNQFGEDIYLVPEGGTNAWAVKGCQEIITLEDAKYDVIACAVGTGGTLSGIINASFPHQTIIGFPALQGDFLHSEIEKYVSKTNWKLIHDYNFGGYAKVSDELVHFLNDFYQKTKIPLDPIYTGKMIFAIFALINKGFFKANSKILAIHTGGLQGIAGLNQKREKQHRKTLIYDEEI; encoded by the coding sequence ATGCTTGACATAACCTGCGTTGAAAATCAACCTATTGAGCTTTGTTTCCCTCACGGAATAACACTTGATATCAAACGAGAAGACAAAATTCATCGTTTTATATCAGGTAATAAATACCGAAAGCTGAAATATAATCTGTTAGAAGCTCAGCGACAAAATAAAAAAACATTGCTCACTTTCGGAGGTGCTTTTTCAAATCATATCTCGGCAACAGCCTATGCGGGACAAATTTCAGGTTATAAAACCATAGGCATCATTAGAGGTGACGAGCTCAAAGATAAAATACAAGAAAATCCGACCCTAAGTTTCGCCCAAAAATGCGGTATGCAACTACATTTTATAAGCAGAGCTGAATATCGTTTAAAAAACACTTCTTCCTTTATCAAACAGATTTACAATCAGTTCGGAGAAGATATTTATTTGGTTCCCGAAGGAGGCACCAATGCTTGGGCTGTAAAAGGCTGCCAAGAAATCATTACCTTAGAAGACGCAAAATACGATGTTATTGCTTGTGCTGTGGGTACGGGAGGTACACTGTCGGGAATTATTAACGCCAGTTTTCCGCACCAAACCATAATTGGTTTTCCGGCTTTGCAGGGAGATTTTCTGCATTCGGAAATAGAAAAATACGTTTCAAAAACCAATTGGAAACTCATTCACGACTATAATTTTGGCGGATATGCTAAAGTTTCCGATGAATTAGTACACTTTTTAAACGATTTTTATCAAAAAACAAAAATCCCTTTAGACCCTATTTATACTGGAAAAATGATTTTTGCTATTTTTGCACTCATAAACAAAGGTTTTTTTAAAGCCAATTCAAAAATATTAGCCATACATACTGGCGGATTGCAAGGCATTGCCGGACTGAATCAGAAGCGAGAAAAACAACACCGAAAGACACTTATTTATGATGAAGAAATTTAG
- a CDS encoding SGNH/GDSL hydrolase family protein codes for MNPKKISFFIVSVLLVLFGITFLSGLHQTEKGTVNEGFNIKVALIKYPTTSLLLSKKADKNDKVASIINETHIISNDTEEKNDESQEKRDSLIFAKTDKKEALKTNTEGRIYYPDSIIGFITKLKQKLKASRCQIIHYGDSQIEGDRITSYTRNRLQGLFGGGGPGFFPIKVAYEQNSIDITSSPNWLRYAAFDRKQKYLNHAKYGIYGSLSRFTPHLNTITDSAKVALMPTEKATFTIKPSKKAFQRLQKFHKMGIHYGNNHTPTFITVYENGNILMRDSLKTDGRHHLFQIDFQSTPQEIKVELEGKISPDFYGITLDDITGIRMDNVAMRGESGRFFIKMNQENFRQMANQRKADIIIFQYGGNTIPYINEEKQVGGYVRTLMRNIMWVKDSNPEALCLLIGPGDMATSVNGEMVTYPFLPLLNDEMKKQSLQNGMAYWSLFEAMGGENSMVSWVEKGYASPDYIHFRPEGTRLMAELLVQCLQEDLLTID; via the coding sequence ATGAATCCTAAAAAAATATCTTTTTTCATTGTATCGGTTCTTTTAGTTTTGTTTGGAATCACGTTTTTGAGTGGTCTGCACCAAACAGAAAAAGGAACCGTTAATGAAGGGTTTAACATAAAAGTAGCCCTTATTAAATACCCTACCACGAGCTTGTTACTAAGTAAAAAAGCGGATAAAAATGACAAAGTTGCCAGTATTATCAATGAAACCCACATCATCAGTAACGATACCGAAGAAAAAAATGATGAAAGCCAAGAAAAACGAGATTCTTTAATATTTGCAAAAACAGATAAAAAAGAAGCTCTAAAAACAAATACCGAAGGGCGAATATACTACCCCGATAGTATCATCGGTTTTATTACTAAACTCAAACAAAAGCTCAAGGCCTCACGATGCCAAATTATTCATTACGGTGATTCTCAGATTGAAGGAGATAGAATTACTTCCTATACCCGAAACCGATTACAAGGGCTTTTTGGGGGTGGTGGACCAGGATTTTTCCCTATAAAAGTAGCTTACGAACAAAATAGCATTGATATTACAAGTAGCCCTAACTGGCTTCGGTATGCTGCCTTTGACCGAAAACAAAAGTATTTAAACCACGCCAAATATGGTATTTATGGTAGCCTTTCAAGATTTACTCCTCACCTAAATACGATTACTGACTCGGCAAAAGTTGCACTAATGCCTACCGAAAAAGCAACATTTACCATAAAACCCTCTAAAAAGGCATTTCAGCGACTACAGAAATTTCATAAGATGGGAATACATTATGGTAACAATCACACACCAACTTTTATTACCGTTTATGAAAACGGAAATATCTTAATGCGTGATTCTTTAAAAACTGACGGCAGACATCATTTGTTTCAGATTGACTTTCAAAGTACGCCACAAGAAATTAAAGTAGAATTAGAAGGCAAGATAAGTCCTGATTTTTACGGAATTACTTTAGATGACATTACAGGAATACGTATGGATAACGTGGCTATGCGCGGAGAATCAGGGCGTTTTTTCATAAAAATGAATCAGGAAAATTTCCGACAAATGGCAAACCAACGAAAAGCCGATATTATCATCTTCCAATATGGTGGAAATACTATTCCATACATCAATGAAGAAAAACAAGTTGGAGGCTATGTTAGAACCCTAATGCGAAACATCATGTGGGTAAAAGACAGTAATCCAGAGGCTTTGTGTCTTTTAATTGGTCCAGGGGATATGGCAACTTCAGTAAATGGTGAAATGGTGACCTATCCGTTTTTACCTTTACTTAACGATGAAATGAAAAAACAGAGTTTACAAAACGGTATGGCGTATTGGAGCCTTTTTGAGGCTATGGGTGGTGAAAATTCAATGGTTTCTTGGGTAGAAAAAGGGTACGCTTCACCCGATTACATTCATTTTCGCCCTGAAGGAACTCGCCTAATGGCAGAACTTTTGGTACAATGTCTTCAAGAAGACCTTTTAACTATTGATTGA